A genomic window from Pseudomonadota bacterium includes:
- a CDS encoding S1 RNA-binding domain-containing protein: MSFARFLRATRATELEGLSESLTEHAATLTARGHSAADLLSHYGDDFGHLPVETLRRLVTTCRLWRAWRQRRSAIEQSRQEVRQPPLPAAALDATQTPDELDALLRVAALLPLAASRPVPADPAPGAAAEGVAAGEGAGEADPEADPEADPSLRALYAGLELWRACLGLTRQRGTVRCSALEGGDARAAATFDVHVGTSLALTERAGHRWLALRRGERARALALALELPLDELLAQAALYRTQLGPAVEERSDASLLAELVLDELPRRVFALLDHEAEQEAIQTACESLNGLLRTAPLPARRLGALYLLSGGAPTVAVVIVEREGDLVAQHLLKAQGQWQDKALALLQEHAVSQVVLPTSTPIAELLNSVEAPFSAAGLQIVRIRPAALAEARQPLLQPPLRLGTAAASALVLARRALDPFKEWCAVDPVGIGLAEYQADLDTERLRAALTETVELVRLERRRSRPMQPGAPAARGQASIARLNPHVRSLGDLRAGMTVHGVVTNISHFGAFISIGLPQEGLVHVSELSDEFVSNPSEVVTIGKQVTARVLSIDSARGRIALSLRTQARRGVAEGPGARGGAGGGDRPRPSTRAAALANLERLFKK, encoded by the coding sequence ATGAGCTTCGCGCGCTTCCTCAGGGCGACCCGAGCTACAGAGCTCGAGGGCCTGTCCGAGAGCCTCACCGAACACGCGGCGACCCTTACCGCCCGGGGTCACTCGGCGGCTGACCTGCTGAGCCACTACGGCGACGACTTCGGCCACCTGCCGGTGGAGACCCTGCGACGCCTGGTCACGACCTGCCGCCTGTGGCGCGCCTGGCGCCAGCGTCGCAGCGCGATCGAGCAGAGCCGCCAAGAGGTCCGTCAGCCGCCCCTCCCCGCGGCAGCGTTGGACGCGACCCAGACGCCGGACGAGCTCGATGCCCTGCTGCGCGTGGCCGCGCTGCTGCCCCTCGCCGCTTCGCGCCCGGTACCGGCTGACCCCGCGCCAGGGGCTGCGGCGGAGGGGGTCGCGGCCGGGGAGGGGGCCGGTGAGGCCGACCCTGAGGCCGACCCTGAGGCCGACCCCTCCCTGCGGGCGCTCTACGCCGGCCTCGAGCTCTGGCGCGCTTGCCTGGGACTGACGCGCCAGCGGGGCACCGTGCGCTGCAGCGCGCTCGAAGGTGGCGATGCCCGCGCCGCCGCCACCTTCGACGTCCACGTCGGCACGAGCCTGGCGCTGACCGAGCGCGCGGGACACCGCTGGCTCGCGCTACGACGGGGCGAGCGCGCCCGCGCGTTGGCACTCGCGCTCGAGCTGCCGCTGGACGAGCTGCTGGCCCAGGCGGCCCTCTACCGAACCCAGCTCGGGCCCGCGGTCGAGGAGCGCAGTGATGCCTCGCTGCTCGCGGAGCTCGTGCTCGACGAGCTGCCGCGTCGCGTCTTCGCCCTGCTCGACCACGAGGCCGAGCAGGAAGCGATCCAGACCGCTTGCGAGAGCCTCAACGGCCTGCTGCGTACGGCGCCATTGCCGGCGCGGCGCCTCGGCGCGCTTTATCTGCTCTCGGGCGGCGCGCCGACCGTGGCCGTGGTGATCGTCGAGCGCGAGGGCGACCTGGTCGCGCAACACCTGCTCAAGGCGCAGGGCCAGTGGCAAGACAAGGCGCTCGCGCTGCTCCAGGAGCACGCGGTCAGCCAGGTCGTGCTGCCGACCAGCACGCCGATCGCCGAGCTGCTCAACAGCGTCGAGGCGCCCTTCTCCGCCGCCGGGCTGCAGATCGTACGCATCCGCCCCGCCGCGCTGGCTGAGGCCCGCCAGCCGCTGCTCCAGCCGCCGCTGCGCCTCGGCACCGCGGCAGCCTCGGCGCTGGTGCTGGCGCGTCGCGCGCTCGATCCCTTCAAGGAGTGGTGCGCTGTCGATCCGGTGGGCATCGGGCTCGCCGAGTACCAGGCCGACCTCGACACCGAGCGCCTGCGTGCGGCGCTGACCGAGACGGTCGAGCTCGTGCGCCTGGAGCGCCGCCGCTCGCGACCGATGCAGCCCGGCGCACCGGCCGCCCGCGGCCAAGCGTCGATTGCGCGGCTCAACCCCCACGTCCGCTCCCTCGGCGATCTGCGCGCCGGGATGACGGTGCATGGCGTCGTCACCAACATCTCGCACTTCGGCGCCTTCATTTCGATCGGCTTGCCCCAGGAGGGGTTGGTCCACGTCTCCGAGCTCTCCGACGAGTTCGTCAGCAACCCCAGCGAGGTGGTCACGATCGGCAAGCAGGTCACGGCGCGCGTGCTTTCGATCGACAGCGCGCGCGGCCGCATCGCGCTCAGCCTGCGCACGCAGGCGCGTCGTGGTGTGGCAGAGGGCCCCGGCGCACGGGGCGGCGCCGGCGGCGGCGACCGGCCCCGGCCGAGCACGCGGGCGGCGGCGCTGGCGAACCTCGAGCGCCTGTTCAAGAAGTAG
- the pssA gene encoding CDP-diacylglycerol--serine O-phosphatidyltransferase has translation MNLRKTYFILPNLFTLGNVFCGFFALTRCAGAARIEELYEAALAICFGLIFDLFDGRVARLTRTQSELGLQLDSLADVISFGAAPAMLVYKWGLTQFGLAGVFIAFLFVAAAALRLARFNVLTQHEQQGKAGRYFLGLPTPAAASMIVALVVVHYRIGRIGGSYLVVGQSTIATLVVILAYLMVSRVRFRSFKDIRLTKRTLGLLFVVALICAIIIARLRASFIFVFLISCYLALGLTEEVFHYAAERRRERREAKLAAGEPLTHDELDVLEDETDVLRALGFERPSSSATGADEGGGGPLVRED, from the coding sequence ATGAATTTGCGCAAGACGTATTTCATCCTGCCCAATCTGTTCACGCTGGGGAATGTCTTCTGCGGCTTCTTCGCGCTCACGCGCTGTGCTGGCGCCGCGCGGATCGAGGAGCTCTACGAGGCCGCGCTCGCGATCTGCTTCGGCCTGATTTTCGACCTCTTCGACGGCCGCGTCGCGCGCCTCACCCGCACCCAGAGCGAGCTCGGCCTGCAGCTCGACTCGCTGGCCGATGTGATCTCCTTCGGCGCGGCGCCGGCGATGCTGGTCTACAAGTGGGGCCTGACGCAGTTCGGGCTGGCGGGCGTCTTCATCGCCTTTCTCTTCGTCGCCGCCGCCGCGCTGCGCCTGGCGCGCTTCAACGTGCTGACGCAGCACGAGCAGCAGGGCAAGGCGGGGCGCTACTTCCTCGGCCTGCCGACGCCAGCCGCCGCTTCGATGATCGTCGCGCTGGTCGTCGTCCACTACCGTATCGGCCGGATCGGCGGGAGCTACCTCGTCGTCGGTCAGAGCACGATCGCCACGCTGGTCGTCATCCTCGCCTACCTGATGGTCAGCCGCGTGCGCTTTCGCAGCTTCAAGGACATCCGCCTGACCAAGCGGACGCTCGGCCTGCTCTTCGTGGTCGCGCTGATCTGCGCCATCATCATCGCCCGGCTGCGCGCGTCGTTTATTTTCGTCTTCCTGATTTCGTGCTACCTGGCGCTGGGCCTGACTGAAGAGGTCTTCCACTATGCGGCGGAGCGCCGTCGCGAACGCCGCGAGGCCAAGCTGGCCGCCGGAGAGCCCTTGACCCATGACGAGCTGGACGTGCTAGAGGACGAGACGGACGTCTTGCGCGCGCTGGGCTTCGAGCGCCCCTCGTCGTCCGCGACGGGCGCAGACGAGGGCGGCGGCGGCCCGCTCGTGCGCGAGGACTGA
- the truA gene encoding tRNA pseudouridine(38-40) synthase TruA, with product MRNIRLTIAYDGSAYHGWQYQPRQPTVQGAIEACLQQLTQQPCRVRAAGRTDAGVHALGQLASFTSETALSCAALRRGLNALLAPDIVIRGVEDVDLTFDARRDNLGKHYRYAIHNARRLEAPLTGHAWHLRHELDATAMARAAWSLVGHHDFSAFRAADCDRLDTHRTISRASIARGDGPELLLDIEGTAFLKNMVRIIAGTLVEVGCGRMPPARIGELLHQGDRRRAGPTAPAHGLTLVKVHLG from the coding sequence ATGCGCAACATCCGCCTGACCATCGCCTACGACGGCAGCGCCTATCACGGCTGGCAATACCAGCCGCGTCAGCCGACGGTGCAGGGCGCGATCGAGGCCTGTTTGCAGCAGCTCACGCAGCAGCCCTGTCGCGTGCGCGCGGCGGGTCGCACCGACGCCGGCGTCCACGCCCTAGGACAGCTCGCGAGCTTCACCAGCGAAACGGCGCTGAGCTGCGCAGCCCTGCGCCGCGGGCTCAACGCGCTGTTGGCGCCAGACATCGTCATTCGCGGCGTCGAGGACGTCGACCTCACCTTCGACGCGCGCCGCGACAACCTGGGCAAGCACTACCGCTACGCGATCCATAACGCCCGCCGCCTCGAGGCGCCCTTGACGGGGCACGCCTGGCATCTGCGCCACGAGCTCGACGCGACCGCGATGGCCCGCGCCGCCTGGTCGCTGGTCGGCCACCACGACTTCTCGGCCTTTCGCGCCGCCGACTGCGATCGCCTCGACACGCACCGCACGATCTCCCGCGCCAGCATCGCCCGCGGCGATGGACCCGAGCTGCTGCTCGACATCGAGGGCACGGCCTTCCTCAAGAACATGGTGCGGATCATCGCGGGGACGCTGGTCGAGGTGGGCTGCGGCCGCATGCCACCGGCGCGGATCGGCGAGCTGCTGCACCAGGGCGACCGCCGCCGCGCCGGCCCGACGGCCCCGGCGCATGGCCTGACCCTCGTCAAGGTCCACCTCGGATGA
- a CDS encoding DUF3943 domain-containing protein — MRPGSSLRGLALLLLLLAPSAAASPRPAEPTTSAPHPSAQPAPAQPEAAQPAPAQPEAPRRRARDWLIPTGHGAGFVTAMYFRSVAIWPQSFAVADSGHNWRRFRQAFSAAPEWRRHAGAFAWDGDPWTINVIGHGLFGSEFYLRHRQYRHAPWVAAAMTVAWSLTWEFLIESWHKQPSGIDLVWTPSAGALLGEGRYQLYRRVCAMRRTTGRHVLLYLVDPFGQLERDLLRLPD; from the coding sequence GTGCGGCCTGGCAGCTCCCTGCGTGGCCTTGCGCTGCTGCTCTTGCTGCTGGCGCCGAGCGCGGCCGCCAGCCCTCGCCCCGCCGAGCCCACGACCAGCGCGCCTCACCCTAGCGCCCAGCCAGCGCCCGCCCAGCCGGAGGCCGCTCAGCCGGCGCCCGCTCAGCCGGAGGCGCCGCGACGGCGCGCCCGCGACTGGCTGATTCCGACGGGCCATGGCGCGGGCTTCGTCACCGCGATGTACTTCCGCTCGGTGGCGATCTGGCCCCAGAGCTTCGCCGTGGCCGACAGCGGTCACAACTGGCGGCGGTTTCGCCAGGCCTTCAGCGCGGCGCCGGAGTGGCGGCGCCACGCGGGCGCCTTCGCGTGGGACGGCGACCCGTGGACGATCAACGTGATCGGACACGGCCTCTTCGGCTCGGAGTTCTACCTGCGGCATCGGCAATACCGCCACGCCCCGTGGGTGGCCGCCGCGATGACCGTCGCCTGGAGCCTGACCTGGGAGTTCCTGATCGAGAGCTGGCATAAGCAGCCCTCAGGCATCGATCTCGTATGGACGCCCAGCGCCGGCGCGCTGCTCGGTGAGGGACGCTACCAGCTCTACCGGAGGGTGTGCGCGATGCGCCGCACGACGGGGCGCCACGTCCTGCTCTACCTGGTCGACCCCTTCGGCCAGCTCGAGCGCGACCTGCTACGGCTGCCCGATTAG